The following are encoded together in the Actinoplanes sp. N902-109 genome:
- a CDS encoding histidine phosphatase family protein encodes MGVVAELILIRHGQSASNVAFPRANAAGLVESGLTGRDTDVELTGLGVRQAQAVGRWLAALPADLVPQVAITSPYLRARETWRIAAETSGLELPPPRTDDRLVDRLLGDLEMLTEAAIRERFPDEPGRHREAGDFRYRPPNGETFSDIAVRLESFLADLNTTWAGRRVVVVAHDSVVLMMRAVIEHLDLDAVAAINQAGSVPNASITRFDGSSGELVLDRYTSVDHLSEV; translated from the coding sequence ATGGGTGTGGTTGCCGAACTGATCCTGATCCGGCACGGACAGAGCGCCTCGAACGTGGCCTTCCCCCGGGCGAACGCGGCCGGGCTGGTCGAGTCCGGGCTGACCGGGCGCGACACCGACGTCGAACTCACCGGCCTCGGCGTCCGCCAGGCGCAGGCCGTCGGCCGGTGGCTCGCCGCGCTGCCCGCCGACCTGGTGCCGCAGGTCGCGATCACCTCGCCGTACCTGCGGGCCCGGGAGACCTGGCGGATCGCCGCCGAGACGTCCGGGCTGGAGCTGCCGCCACCGCGGACCGATGACCGGCTGGTCGACCGGCTGCTGGGCGATCTGGAGATGCTGACCGAGGCGGCGATCCGGGAGCGTTTCCCCGACGAGCCGGGCCGGCACCGCGAGGCGGGCGACTTCCGCTACCGGCCGCCCAACGGCGAGACGTTCTCGGACATCGCGGTACGCCTCGAGTCGTTCCTCGCCGATCTGAACACCACCTGGGCCGGCCGGCGCGTCGTGGTGGTGGCCCACGACTCGGTGGTCCTGATGATGCGCGCCGTCATCGAGCACCTGGACCTGGACGCCGTCGCCGCGATCAACCAGGCGGGCAGCGTGCCAAACGCCTCCATCACCCGCTTCGACGGCAGTTCCGGTGAACTGGTCCTCGACCGCTACACCTCGGTCGATCACCTGTCGGAGGTCTGA
- a CDS encoding SDR family NAD(P)-dependent oxidoreductase produces MSARITTPFGATSTAADVIAGVDLTGRRAIVTGGSSGIGAATARALADAGADVTIAVRDPATGGQVTTRRRGRILAAELDLADPASVRRFVAAWTGPLHILVNNAGVMATPETRTSQGWELQFATNHLGHFALALGLHDALAAAGNARVVSVSSVGHVNGEVLFDDVNFERHPYDPWAAYSQSKTANILFAVEAAKRWAPDHIAVNALNPGRIAATNLSRHLVAPPASFDPAGRTGVSVKDVGQGAATSVLLAASPLVEGVTGRYFEDCQEAEPYTPGIRRGVAGYALDPVKAARLWQLSLDQTSDR; encoded by the coding sequence ATGTCCGCGCGCATCACCACACCGTTCGGGGCGACATCGACTGCGGCCGACGTCATCGCGGGCGTCGACCTCACCGGCCGCCGGGCGATCGTCACCGGCGGCTCCTCCGGCATCGGCGCCGCCACCGCCCGTGCCCTGGCCGACGCGGGCGCTGACGTCACCATCGCGGTCCGCGACCCGGCCACCGGCGGGCAGGTCACCACCAGGCGGCGGGGGCGCATCCTGGCGGCGGAGCTGGATCTGGCCGACCCCGCATCGGTGCGCCGGTTTGTGGCGGCGTGGACCGGGCCGCTGCACATCCTCGTGAACAACGCCGGTGTGATGGCGACGCCCGAGACCCGTACCAGCCAGGGGTGGGAACTGCAGTTCGCCACCAACCATCTCGGCCACTTCGCGCTGGCACTCGGCCTGCATGACGCCCTCGCCGCAGCCGGGAACGCGCGGGTCGTGTCGGTGAGTTCGGTCGGGCATGTCAACGGCGAGGTGCTGTTCGACGACGTGAACTTCGAGCGCCACCCGTACGACCCGTGGGCCGCCTACAGCCAGTCGAAGACGGCCAACATCCTCTTCGCCGTCGAGGCCGCCAAGCGCTGGGCGCCCGACCACATCGCGGTCAACGCGCTCAACCCGGGCCGGATCGCCGCGACCAACCTGAGCCGGCACCTGGTGGCGCCGCCGGCCTCGTTCGACCCCGCCGGGCGCACCGGCGTGTCCGTCAAGGACGTCGGGCAGGGCGCCGCCACGTCCGTGCTGCTCGCCGCGTCACCGCTGGTCGAGGGCGTGACGGGGAGGTACTTCGAGGACTGCCAGGAGGCGGAGCCGTACACCCCGGGTATCCGCCGTGGCGTCGCCGGCTACGCCTTGGACCCGGTGAAGGCGGCCCGGCTGTGGCAGCTGTCGCTCGATCAGACCTCCGACAGGTGA
- a CDS encoding TetR/AcrR family transcriptional regulator yields the protein MRADAQENHDRVLDVAARTFAREGTGASLKAIAREAGVGIGTVYRRFPTREALVEAVYRQDVDRLCAAAAELAEAQPGAAALREWMERFVDFMAAKRGLGETLRAALTSEADRQHTRDQLRAAIAALLAAGVTRGGVRPGIEPGDLLMSLGGITLIAAEEHQRDLASRLLDLLMVGCLRAPEPH from the coding sequence GTGCGCGCCGACGCTCAGGAGAATCACGACCGGGTGCTCGACGTGGCCGCCCGGACGTTCGCACGGGAAGGCACCGGCGCGTCGCTCAAGGCGATCGCCCGCGAGGCCGGCGTCGGCATCGGCACGGTGTACCGCCGTTTCCCGACCCGGGAGGCCCTGGTCGAGGCGGTCTACCGGCAGGACGTCGACCGGTTGTGCGCCGCCGCCGCCGAGCTGGCCGAGGCGCAACCCGGAGCCGCGGCGCTGCGCGAGTGGATGGAACGATTCGTCGACTTCATGGCGGCCAAGCGGGGCCTGGGGGAGACGCTGCGGGCGGCGCTGACCTCCGAAGCGGACCGTCAGCACACCCGTGACCAGCTGCGCGCCGCCATTGCCGCGTTGCTCGCCGCCGGGGTGACCAGGGGCGGCGTCCGTCCGGGCATCGAACCCGGTGACCTGCTGATGTCCCTCGGTGGCATCACCCTGATCGCCGCCGAGGAACACCAGCGCGACCTGGCCTCCCGGCTGCTCGACCTGCTGATGGTCGGCTGCCTCCGCGCCCCCGAGCCCCACTGA
- a CDS encoding LysE family transporter, whose translation MTGDFVAGAIAGYGVAVPVGAIAGLIAGLSARSFRAGAAAGLGAATADGVYATIAVLGGAAVAGVIAPIATPLRWCGAVVLLVLAARTAWAALSSAPTSREARPATPAAAYLGILGLTLLNPATVVYFAALVLGRGGTGGGGWFVAGAFLASASWQLLVAVSGAAAGRLLTGARARVATALVSSIVIAALAVALVW comes from the coding sequence ATGACCGGGGATTTCGTGGCCGGCGCGATCGCCGGCTATGGCGTCGCGGTGCCCGTCGGAGCGATCGCCGGGCTGATCGCCGGGCTGAGCGCCCGGTCGTTCCGGGCCGGCGCGGCAGCGGGGCTCGGCGCGGCCACCGCGGACGGCGTCTACGCCACCATCGCCGTCCTGGGCGGAGCCGCCGTCGCCGGGGTCATCGCCCCGATCGCCACCCCGCTGCGCTGGTGCGGCGCCGTCGTGCTCCTGGTCCTGGCTGCCCGTACGGCGTGGGCTGCCCTGTCTTCCGCACCGACGTCCCGGGAAGCGAGGCCGGCCACACCGGCCGCCGCCTACCTGGGCATCCTCGGACTGACCCTGCTCAACCCGGCCACCGTGGTCTACTTCGCCGCGCTGGTGCTCGGCCGGGGCGGAACGGGCGGCGGCGGCTGGTTCGTGGCAGGCGCCTTCCTGGCCTCGGCGAGCTGGCAACTGCTGGTCGCCGTCTCGGGCGCGGCGGCCGGCCGGCTGCTGACCGGCGCCCGTGCCCGGGTGGCCACCGCGCTGGTGTCGAGCATTGTCATCGCGGCACTGGCGGTGGCTCTGGTCTGGTGA
- a CDS encoding MerR family transcriptional regulator codes for MATGHTVPMNGRMQIGEAAERVGLSIRTIRHYEEAGLIVPSARSEGGFRLYTEPDLDRLRVVKRMKPLGFTLEEMRDLLSILDALRAGTPGDDRAALQERLAMFHTAAQNRVQALREQLDTAEGFAQQIRDHIEQHR; via the coding sequence ATGGCCACCGGGCACACTGTGCCCATGAACGGGCGCATGCAGATCGGTGAGGCAGCCGAGCGGGTCGGGTTGAGCATCCGGACCATCCGGCACTACGAGGAGGCCGGCCTGATCGTCCCGTCGGCGCGCAGCGAGGGCGGCTTCCGCCTCTACACCGAGCCCGACCTCGACCGGCTGCGGGTGGTCAAGCGGATGAAGCCGCTCGGCTTCACCCTGGAGGAGATGCGCGACCTGCTGAGCATCCTCGACGCCCTGCGGGCCGGCACCCCCGGCGACGACCGGGCCGCCCTGCAGGAGCGGCTCGCCATGTTCCACACCGCCGCCCAGAACCGGGTGCAGGCCCTGCGCGAGCAGCTGGACACCGCCGAGGGCTTCGCCCAGCAGATCCGGGACCACATCGAACAGCACCGTTAG